The sequence AAGCATATCGGATAAAGATAAAATCGGCGGCTGAGTCAAAGTTTCTGTCTGACAGTATTGCGCTAAACCTTCCATATAATTGGGATCTGCTCCCAAACCCAAACGCACTATACCATCGGGATTGTAGCTAAAGGCTCCCACACCACCATCAAGAATCAACTCAAATAATTGACGCATCAACCCCGGATAATCCTGTACGTCATCCGCTAAAACTGCTTGATAACGTTGTCTTAATCGGGAAAGATAATTGTTATCTGATAATAAATATTGGCTGTAAAGTTCCGTAATAATTCCATATGTTAAAAAACCCTTTTCCAAGCACCAGTTACGCCAATCTAATAATAACGAGCCAATAAATTCTGGCTCTAAATTAGTAAAATTATCTTGTTGGGATATTACTCTTGCCAAAACTTGAGGAACATCCTCGCATGGTGTTCCGCTCAAAGCTGCTAATTGCAGTAAGTCAAGGATACGGCGTACTAAACGAGACTCCCCCAGCCCGACACTACGCAAGGTTCCTTCATCCAATCGAGAACGCCAAAGCTTAGTTGCTAGTTCCTGCTCGGTTTCTGGACGCAATCTTACCGGAAATAATGCTTTTATTTTCAAAGATTCTATCAATAGAGGCCAAAATAAAACCACCTCATCTTGAAAAAAGCCCAAAGGAGTTTTCGCTTTAACCGGATATTTCCCCCAAGTCGCGGTAACAATTTTATCTGCTAATTCTCGGCGATTGTCTCCATTCGCAGCAAATACTAAAACTCCGAGTTCATTATGTTGGGAATAAAGACTTTTTGGTATGCTAGGGCTATTTTTTTGCTGCGGGTTATTAGTATAAAATCTTTCTTGATTCTGATTGCTATCGTCTACCCAAATACAAAATTGCTGCACCAAACGTTCTGTCTTACCACTACGACTAGGACCTACAATCCAAAGAGAATGATTTAGCACAAACCGGCTCCCAATGATTTTGTTAATATGTCTAACAGCGTTAACGTAAGTTTAACAACCACTAAAAAGCTAGATAATTACTTAAAGTGAATACAAATGAAAAACTTTGCCGTTAGCCAAAAAATTTACTCATATTTAGTAAAAGCTTACCAGTGGTACTTACGAACACAGGAACGTTCTTTGGATGAAGCTTATAAAGCAGCATTACAAATAAAAGCAATAGAAGATGAGCATTTTAACGGCAACAAAATAGATTTCAATTCTGCCGCTCATAGCAGTAGCGTCATAGATTATTTTACATCAGACCTGAAAAGACTTTTAAGAATTGTACGCATGAGATTGACGGAGTTTAAAGCTACTCGCTATTTACTCAGCGAATCAAATGTAAAACAAGCACAAAAGTTTGATGTTGAATATCCGAATTCGGAATTAATTTTAGAAAAGCTAAAAATAATTGATACGATAGTTGCTAAATATACTTTACCGTTTATAGAAGAGTCTTCCCCTCTACCCGAAACTGCTGAATTTCCCGAGACAACTTCTAATCAAGTTTCTAATATTATACCAAGAATTGAATCTGAAATAGTTCAAGCAAAAACGGCAGATGCAGCAAAAAATAAATCGCCAAACCAGCCAAAAGGTAAAGTCAACGCTACGGGAGTTTTACCTCGTTCTATTTTCAATACATTCAATCGCTTGCAAGTTGAATTAGATCCCAATGCAGAACAAGATATTGTGGATAAATTCCGCAAGTCTCAAAGAAGAACAATTATCTCTGTAAGATTTTTATTACTATTAGTCATAGTACCTATATTAAGTCATCAAGTATCAAAAGCACTTATAGTTAGCCCCATCGTCGAGCATTTTCGAGACAGCGAAGATTCTAAATTGTTTATTAATTATGAGATGGAAGAAGAAGCGCTATTAGAATTAGAAAGGTTTGAAGAGAAAATCAAGTTTCAAGCTTTAATTAATAGCCCTCCTTCTCTTTCTCCTCAAGAAATAGACGAAGAGATAGAAGAAGAAGTTAAAGAAAAAGCTTTTGAGATTGCAGAACAATATCGTGTCATGGGCGGCAATGCAATTAAAAATGTTTTTGCCGATATTATTTCTGTAATTGTATTTATTTGGTTTTTGATATTCAGCAAGCGAGAGATTGCTGTTTTAAAAGAATTTTTTGATTATGTAGTATATGGTTTGAGCGACAGCGCTAAGGCATTCATTATTATTCTATTTACCGATATATTTGTTGGATTCCACTCTCCCCACGGCTGGGAAGTAATTCTCGAAGGAGTATCGCGTCATTGGGGTTTGCCAGCAAATCATGAGTTCATTTTCTTATTTATTGCCACATTCCCCGTAATTCTAGATACTATCTTTAAATACTGGATTTTCCGCTATCTCAACCGTATTTCTCCTTCTGCCGTCGCAACTTATCGGAATATGAATGAATAATTTTTTGGGCATTGGGAATTGGGGATGGGGCATTGGGCATTGGGCATTGGGAATTGGGCATTGGGCATTGGGCATTGGGAATTGGGCATTGGGGAATTAATTATTGAATCAAGTCGGTTAGATTTCACATCTTGCGCCATTGTCGTTAAGCCCGAATACGCCCCTTGTAAGCCGGAGGCTTTCTAGCCCGCACGCTCTGCGTGAACGCAGAGAAATCAAAATCCGAGGCTAATATACAAAGTACGTTAAAACGCACTATAAAGCTTGCCCAGTCTGATTTATCTGACATCTTGCACCATTGTCGTGAAGCCCGAATACGCCCCTTGTAAGCCGGAGGCTTTCTAGCCCGCACGCTCTGCGTGAACGCAGAGAAATCAAAACCCGAGACTAATGTACAAAGTACGTTAAAACGCACTAAAAGTCTTGCTCAGTCTTCAAAAGAGCGACTTTGTATATTAGCCTGAGAATTTATTCTAAGGCGGTTGTTGATAATGACGCAAGATGTAAGATTTATCAGACTTTGTTTGTCAGCCTGGGAATTCATTCCAAGGCGCTTGTTGAGCTTGGGGTGCAAGATTGCCGTACACTGAATTATTGAATTTGACTCAACAGTTTTTCTGCTTCACCAATTTTCAGATTTTGGTTGTAGAGAGCAGCATCGGGTTCAAAAAGAACTCCTTTGTCGAGCTTACCTAAATCTTGAGGAGCAAAACCAATATCTTTAATAAGTTGCTTCACTGTTTCTTTTGCCTGCTCGTCATCGCTACAGACTTGCACGGCAATTCTTTCATCTCCTTCCAGAAAAGCTTTTTCGGCTAATACTTTGTAATAAATGGAATTAAATGCCTTGACGGTTTTAGCTCCTCGAAATTGATCGGCAACATAACCTGTAGCTGTTTGAGATTCATCGTCAATGACTTTCTGGGCAACATCACCATCTCTGTGAGGATAGGGATTACCTGCATCGATGAGAATTTTATTATCTAAACTGCCGATTTGTGTAGCTAAGTCAGGAACTTTACCAAAGGGAATAGCCAGCAAAATAACTTCCCCAAAACTCGCAGCTTCTTGAGGGGTACCTGTTCTTGCACCGACTTCATCTGCCATTGATTTTAATGTTTCGGGATTTCTAGAGCTAAACATCACCTCATGTCCTGAAGCAGCCCAATGTTTACCTAAATTTCCACCAATATTTCCCGAGCCAATAATACCGATTTTCATAATTTCACCTGTGGCACGTTGATACTTTTTGGAACAAATTTAATTGTTTTTTGCTAAATCATTTGAGAAGTTTAAATGTAAATTTTTAGTTATTTAATCTCATATAAGTTTGTTGAAAATCAATTATCTACGAGCAAATCATACCCCTACTTTTCTGTAGGAATCAATAAATGTTATACCTAAATTAATCTAGAAATTGAGCGACATAAATCTTTTTTTCAATTAAATTGCTAGTTTAAAGCTATATCTGTAGACTAATGAAATTGAACGTATTAGTCAAACAAATATCATAGATAATAGATATCGATGACATCGATTCCACCACCTTCCTCCGTGAATATAGATTACACAAACCTGCGAAAACTCGACCTCAATCTGCTGGTTGCCCTCGATGTTTTGATTGAAGAAGCTAGCGTCACCAAAGCTGCGGAAAAACTCAATATTAGTCAGTCTTCCATGAGCCATGCTCTCAAAAGACTGCGGACTGTTTTAGATGATGAAATTTTGATTAGAACCTCGCGAGATATGGAAGTAACGCCTTTAGCGAGGGAAATTAGCTATCGAGTGCATCAAATTTTGGCAGAAATTCAGTCAACTTTATTGGAGAAAGAAACTTTCGAGCCTGCCACCGCTCGGGAAGACTTTAGAATTGCCGCTAGCGATTACATTGAAACGACTCTAGGAGTAAGCTTGCTGCAACAGTTAACCAGCCAAGCGCCAAATATCCGCGTTCGTATTTGCAATTTAAATAAAGAGAAATCTTTGGATGCCTTAGATAATAACCAGATTGATTTGGTGATTGATGCCAATTTACCGCTCAAACGCTGGCATATCCGCGAAGATTTATACCATGAAGAATTTGTTTGCGTGGTTAAAAGCGATTGTCCGCTTACAGAATTATCCGTGGAAGAGTATGTAAGTAGGTCGCAAATTCTAGTATCAATGCGAGATGATTTTCAAGGCTCTGCGGACAAAATTCTCGAACAACAGCAGCTTCAGCGACAAGTAATCTGGTCAACTCCCCATTTCATGCCGATTCCGTTTCTTATTGCTAATTCTGATTGCGTTACTTTACTTCCCAATCGCGTTGCCCAAAACTGCGCCAAGACATTAGGTTTGAAACTTCTGCAACCACCTATTGAAGTTGAAGGGTTTACTGTTTCTATGGTATGGCATCAACGCAATACTAATCGTTTGTCGCATCAGTGGCTGCGTACTCAATTGCTTGAAGCAGCACGAGATATTTGAATTGCAATAAAACACATAAGCATCGCAGTAATTAAAATTACTTAACTGTTTATTGAGTATATTATTTTTGCCGAAAGGTGTTTTTTTAATCCTGGCAATTACTGCACACAATCTCATTGGAAAAAAGTATATCAAGATATTGCCATATTTATATCTTCTGACTCTGAGGTTAAGCAATTATAAAGAAATGTTTTCATGGATAACGAAATTATTTTACAAAAATCAATTAGCTGCTATATTCAACTATTAGGAGTGAATATAATTGGCGCATACATTAGCTTTGATAATGATGGGAGATTAAAACTATAAGATTAGTATGGCTGGAATTATATTATGTAATAATATATAGAATAGAAATCAGCGGTTATAGTAGTAGACCAAAATAAAATCTGATAAATATTTAACCTAATTAGAAAATTTATGCTCTGTTTGAAGAGAAAATTAAATAATTTAAAATAAAATCATATACAAATAAATTTTAAATCTTGTTAGACTCTACATTTAATGCTTGCAATTAATAATCAATTTGAGGATTATAAAGCTACAAAAGGTAACAAAAACAATAGCAGAAAGCTAGTGCAAGATATTCTTTACTAAATACATGAAGGCGACTTTAAATGCTTGGTGCAATTTTGACTGCAAACAGCTTGGAGCTAAATCTGGGTTTATCCATTAACTCCCTGTTAAATGAACTGTCTCCTCACTTATTAGCGGCAGATAGCGCTTCTGGAGGAGAAGAAAAAGCAACTATTGCCGCTTTAGTTGGTACTGCTGGAATTATTTTTATTTTTAGTGTCATTTTAGGGGAAATTTGTACCCGTCTAAAATTACCTACTGTTTTGGGCGATTTAGTCGCAGGAATGTTGCTGGGAGGTTCCGTATTAGGGCTTATAGTATTTTCCTCAGAAGGGGTAGAAGTAAATACTACTTTGCTTAGAGGCTTGGAAGTAATAACGGGTGCTTCTTCAGGAATTGTAGAACAAGCTTACCGATTCCAAATGAAAGACTTTCTCGACGAAAGTGCGAACATCGGACTTTTAACTTTGCTGTTTACCACGGGATTAGAATCTAACCTTAAAGAGTTGATTAGGGTAGGTACTCAAGCGGCAACTGTAGCAATTACGGGTGTATTCGTACCCTTTGTTCTGGGAACCTTTGTATTAATTAAATTATTTGGGATTGCAACTATCCCGGCTTTATTTGCTGGTGCGGCTTTGACAGCCACAAGTATCGGAATTACAGCCAAAGTATTACAAGATATTGGTAATCTCAAGTCAGACGAAGGGCAGATAATTCTAGGAGCGGCAATTTTAGACGATATTCTCGGGATTGTAGTCTTAGCAGTTGTGCTGAGTTTAGTGCAAACCGGAGAAATCGAAATTAGCAATATCATCTATTTACTTACTAGCGCTACATTATTTGTTCTAGGTGCGGTTTTTCTCAATAATATTTTCGGTTCTATGTTTGTGAAGGCGGTTAAGAAAATTAACAATCCTGCCGCTTTAATGCTCTTAGCGATTGTATTTCTTAATGCTTGCTCTTTACTGGCAACTGCCATTGGTTTAGAAGCAATTTTAGGAGCCTTTGCTGCGGGTTTAGTTCTAGGAGAAACAGAGTTTCAGGAAAAATTGCAGGGGCTGTTTGAACCGTTCATATTCGTTTACACAACGATATTTTTCGTCACAATCGGTGCAAAGGTTGATTTAAGCGTTCTCAATCCTACAGTTGCAGCCAATCATAAAGGTTTGATAATAGCTGCTTGTTTAATTGTTATTGCCATCCTTGGTAAAATCGTCGCAGGCTTTGCAGTCTTTACAAATAAACCCATCAATAAACTAGCAATAGGTACCGGTATGATTCCTAGAGGTGAGGTTGGATTGGTATTTGCTGGTTTGGGTGCCACAACTGGGGCTTTATCAAATTCCTTAGATGCAGCAATAATTATTATGGTGATTGTCACTACTTTAATTGCACCAATTATGCTTCGATTTGTATTTCCAAGTTCTACGACATCAGACAATTCCGAAGAATACGCAGAAAATTCCGAAACAGATTGCGTTCCAGTTTCCAAATTTAATTAATTATTCCCTCTAACCTTTAACCTTTAACCTTTAACCTCTAACCTCTAACCTCTTTATGACTTCTTCCTCTGAAACTCCAGGTTCTGTTGTAGATGATTCTCCAGTTTTAGAATCAGAAACGCCCAAAAACCGAAGCAAATGGTTATGGTTGTTAATGCTTCTAGGATTATTAGCTGGCGGCGGATTCATTTGGTACTTTTTTCTCCGCAATACTGCCGATTCAGCACCTCCTGCACCTCAAGCTGTAAATGTCACCCTCCAAGAGATAGAAACAGGGCAATTTGAAAATAGCTCTAATTATGTAGGTAACTTAACAGCAGAACAAAAAGTTACCTTAAGGGCGGAAATAGCCGGAAGGATAGTACAGATTTTGTCACGCTCCGGGCAAATTGTAAGAGCAGGTACCCCGATAATGCAGTTGCGTTTGGATCGTTCCAGAGCGCAGTTGAATGCAGCCACTGCGAATATCAACGTGCAAAGAGCATCTCGTGCGAATGCCGAAGCAGCATTGAGAACATCTCAAGCCCGTTTAAGAGAATCGCAAGAAAGAACAGCATCTGCTGCTGCTGAAGTGGAGCGTCAAAATGCAGAAGTGACGTTACAGCAAGCAGAATTTAAACGCACGCAAACCTTAGTCAGTCAAGGAGCGCAAGCGCGACAAGCATTAGATGTACAGAGACGCAACTTGAATACAGCAGTAGCGGCTCGTAATTCGGCAGTGAAAGATTATAATGCCACTCAAGCCACTGTTGCAGCGACTCAACAGGAGATAGAAGCAGCAAGAGCTAATTTAGATAGAGAAAATGCTGCATTAACTCAAGCCCAGGCTCAGGCTAGGGTAGAAGGCGAGAATTTAGAAGATACAAGAATATTAGCACCCGTAGCCGGAATGGTAGGAGATATCACTCTCAAAGTTGGTGACTATGTAAATACCGGGCAAGAATTAACTACCCTGACATCAAACAGAGCTTTAGAAGTGCGATTTTCCGTACCGGCGCAAAAAGCGACTCAACTTAGACAGGGGCTGCCGGTAGAGTTAACAGTTGACAAACAAGCACGTCAACCTTTAGCCAGGGGCAGAATTAGCTTTATTTCACCAGAAGCAAATCCCCAAACCCAAGCAATTACAGCCAAAGCCACCTTTCCCAATCCTAACGGTGTATTGCGTTCCGACCAATTTGTGCGAGTCAAAGTGATTTGGGATACAACTCCAGCGGTATTGGTTCCCACCGTTGCGGTATCTCGCGTAGGCAATCAAGCTTTTGTATTCGTTGCTGAAAATCAGAAAAATGAAGAGTCTGGGGAAATGCAGCTTGTAGCCAAGCAAAAGCCGGTTCAATTAGGAGCAATTCAAGGTAATAGCTATCGAGTTATCGAAGGATTACAACCAGGAGAAAAAATTGCCACTACAGGTATTTTGAATCTTTCCGATGGAGCGGCGATCGCACCCGAGGAAGCAGCGGAAGTTAAGGAAGCAGGGGAAGCAGGAAAAGCAGGGGGAGCACAAGAGTAATTAATTAGTTATCACAAAACTGCGGAATAAAAAAACCGCGTAGAGGCAATTACGGTTATTTAAATGGACTTGATGTAATCTAAAATCTAAAATCTAAAATCAATATGACTGACTTTCCACAATTAACTAACAGGGATTCTCCCCAACTATCTGAAATCCAAAAGCAATTAGATGAGTTAAAAGCTCAGGTAGCAGAATTACAAAGGCAAATCAATCAAAATAATCCTTCGCCAACACCGGAGTCAGCAACTAAAAATCAAAACAATAATTCCAACACAAATGTATCTGAGAAAATATCTCATATAGAAAATAGCCTGCAATTAGTCAGCGACATAGTACGCTACCAACCATTAAGAGATATGCTGGCTGCTAAAAAATGGGAAGAAGCAGATACAGAAACTATCCGTCTAATTGCCGATATCGCCGGACATAAAGATTTAGAAGACTTTCGCCCTGCTGAAGTACAGCATTTTCCCTGCGTTCAATTGCAGGTAATTGATAATTTGTGGCTAACTTATAGCGAGCAAAGATTTGGTTTTAGCATCCAGGCTCGTATTTATCAAGAAGTAGGAGGAAGCATAGAAACAACCATCGAGCAAGACAGCAAGATTATCGAGGAATGGGGAAAACGTTTGGGATGGAGAGAAAACAATCGTTGGAAAAAATGTGACGAACTCGATTGGAGTTTAAACGCTCCTGAAGGCAGTCATCCCGCTCGCTGGTGGAATTCCCCTTTCGGTTCCAAAATGACTAATTATTTTTTAGCTAGATTAATGAATTGCGAAATCTGAACGCGGATTAAATGGATGACGCTGATTTCACTGATTTTTGATTACTAATGATTGGTAATGGGTAATTGGTAATTAGGTAAATTATTTATTTAATTTTCTACCCCCTCTACCCCCTCTTCCCCCTCTAATCAACTCCTAACTCTAATTCCTAACTTTTGAGATGTTTGTAGAAAACTTCATCCGCAGACCAGTTTTAACGATTGTTTGCTCTATCATCATTCTTTTGGTGGGAGCGGTTAGTATTCCGACTTTGGCTGTGGAACAATATCCCGATGTAAGTCCGGTGCAGGTAGTTGTTTCTGCTAACTATATCGGCGCTAGTGCTGAAGTTGTTGAAGATACGGTTACTACTGTTCTGGAAAGACAGATTAACGGTATCAAAGGTATGAGATACATCAGTTCTACTAGTAGCGATGATGGTTCTAGCAGCATCACGGTTACTTTTGAGCAGGGTTACGACCTTGATATTGCAGCAGTTGATGTTTTGAATCGGGTATCGATTGCGGAAGCTCAGTTACCGCAAGCTGTACAAAGAACTGGTGTTAATGTATTTAAGCAGTCGAGCAGCGTTGTTGTGGGGATGTCCATCTTCAGTGAGGAAGAGGGTGTTTACGATGACAACTTTGTGAGTAACTATGCAGATTTATACGTAGTCGATAGCATTAAAAGAATTGATGGTGTAAGCGATATGCAGCCCTTTGGTGAGCGTCGCTATGCTATGCGGCTATGGCTTGACCCGAGTCTTTTAGCTAGTCGTGGTGTGACTGCTCAAGATGTGGTAGCTGCTTTACAAACCCAGAACGTACAGATAGGTGCTGGAAGAATCGGTCAACCACCAACTAATGACGGACAAAGGTATCAATTAACTATCCGTGCTGCCGGTCGTTTGCAAGATGTAACTCAGTTTGAGGAAATTGTTCTCAAGACTGGGGAGAATGGTAGCCTCGTTAAATTAAAAGATGTCGGTAGAGCGGAGTTGGGAGCGGAAAATTACGATACTTTTGCCAGGTATAGAGGTCAGGGAGCAATTGGTTATCGGGTATTGCAGACACCGGGAAGTAATGCTTTAGCTGCTGCGAAAGCTGTAAAAGCCAGGATGAAGGAGTTAGCAGAAGATTTCCCTCCTGGATTAAGTTATGCGATTCCTTACGACCCAACTTTGTTTGTGGAAGAATCGAGTAAGGAAGTTGTCAGTACTTTGATTCAAGCAATATTGTTGGTGGTTTTGGTACTGTTCTTGTTTCTACAAAACTGGCGAGCCACGATTGTTCCAGCAGTGGTGATTCCGGTTGCTTTGATTGGAACGTTTGCTTTTATTAAGGTATTTGATTTTTCGATTAATAGTTTGACTTTATTTGGTTTGACTTTAGCTACCGGGATGGTGGTTGATGATGCGATTGTGGTAGTTGAAGATATTGGGGGTAAGGTACAAGAACAAGGAATGCGTCCCCATTTAGCTGCGATTGAAGCAATGGGAGAACTTTCGGGAGCGGTAATTGCAACTTCTTTGGTGTTGTTAGCGGTGTTTATTCCCGTTGCGTTTTTTCCCGGTACTACGGGACAGCTTTATCAACAGTTTGCTTTAACTATCAGTTTTGCGGTTATTATTTCAACTTTTAATGCTTTGACATTAACTCCCGCTCTTTCATCATTATTATTGCGTCAGGGACAAGAACCTACGGGATGGTTGGCAAAAATATTTGCTGTGATAAATCGCGGCATTGATTTAATGCGATCGGGATATAGAAGTATTCTGGAAATTCTAACTAATTTTAAGTTAGTGGTTTTAGGAGTATTTGCATTTTTATTAGCAATCACCGTTTGGATGTATCAAACAGTTCCTACAGCGTTTCTTCCAGATGAAGACCAAGGTTATGTAATCAATTTGCTTCAAGGACCAGAAGGAACTTCTTTGGAATATACCGGGGAAGTTATGGAGCAAGTTGATAAACAATATCTTGATATTCCTGAAGTTAGGGGGACGTTTTCTTTAGGAGGATTTAGCTTTAGCGGTAGAGCAGCTAATTACGGTATTTCCTTCGTTCCCTTTGAACCTTGGGGAGATAGAAAAGACCCAGAGAAATCCGCTGCTAGTATTTTGAATCGAGTCAGGGGAGGTTTAGCAGGAATTTCTCAAGCGAGGGTAATTGCTTTTAATCCTCCAGCGATTCAAGGTTTGGGAAGTATTGGAGGCTTTGTATTTCAACTTCAAGATAAAGGGAATAATGATATTCAGACTTTTATTAAAGTCAAAGACGAATTAATTCAAAAAGCAAACGCAAGACCGGAATTGCAAGGTGTTTTTAGTACCTATTCCGCTAGCGCTCCGCAATTATTAATGGAAGTCAATCGGGATAGAGCTAATTCATTACAGGTACCCGTAGACCAAGTTTTATCAACCGTAGGTACTTTAATTGGTTCCAATTACGTCAATGATTTTAATGCTTTTGGCAGGACTTATCGGGTATACGTCCAAGCAGATAAAGAATTTCGTTCCAACCCCAAAAATATCAATCAATTCTACGTTCGTTCCCAACAAGGTACGATGATTCCCCTCGGTGACTTAATAGAAATAAAAAACCTTACCGGACCCCAAACAGTAAACCACTATAACTTATTCCCTTCCATTGAAATCAACGGTTCCCCAGCAGAAGGTTATAGTTCCGGACAAGCAATCGCAGCAATGGAGGAAATTGCAGAGGAAGTATTACCCCAAAACATGGACTTTGAATGGTCGGGAATTACTTTAGAAGAAATTCAATCCGGCGGACAAGCACCAATCATTTTTGGTTTAGGAATCTTATTTGTATTCCTAGTATTAGCAGCACAATACGAAAACTTTGTTGACCCAGTTATTATTCTCTTAGCAGTTCCCCTAGCAATATTAGGAGCATTACTAGCTCAATCAGTAAGAGGTTTACCCAACGACGTTTATTGTCAAGTTGGTTTGGTAATGTTGATTGGTTTGGCTAGTAAAAACGCAATCTTGATTGTAGAATTTGCCAACCAGTTACGAGAGCAGGGATTATCCATAACAAGAGCAGCAGTCCAAGCATCCGAACAACGGTTGCGACCAATTGTTATGACAGCGATTTCCACACTATTAGGAATCTTCCCCCTAGTAATTGCAACTGGAGCAGGTGCTGCTTCTCGGCAATCCTTAGGAACAGCAGTCTTTGGAGGAATGATTGTTTCAACGGTATTGAGTTTATTCGTCGTTCCCGTGCTTTACATCGTTATTTCCACACTTTTCTCTAACTTTAAAAATGACTGTCAAAGCTTGTCCCCAGAAAAGCAGCAAGCAAGGGAAGAAGAAAGAGAAACTGTTGGGGTAGGGAAGAGGTAATGGGTAATAGGTAACAGGTAATAGGTAATGGGGAACAAGTAGGTAAATATAGCGGTTTTCACTTGGATATAATACAAATTGACCTCACCTTACTAAGGAGAGGGATGTCCAGAGGACAGGGTGAGGTTTTAAATGTATTTGACTCAATTGAAAAGCGCTATATTTTTGTTTATCTACCTAAATACTCAAAAATTATTTCTAGTAGGGTGCTGTGACGGCTAAAATAGTTTATCAAGATTAATTAAATAATTATCATAATGCCGTCACGCACCAATTAATTGATAATAGTGCGTGACGGTAAATTCTTATTATTCATTCTTTGATGCTTTTATAAAAGTCTGGGAAAATCCGCTTATGGAAGATTTGGGATTGTTTTATCTCGGTTCGGAAGTGCTATCAGAAGTCAAAAATGGTAAAGTATTTGAAATTTGACCCTTTTATCAAGACACTGTAAAAACTGCCGAAGTAATTAATTCTTAATTGTTATAAGACTCGGATGATTCGTAACACTACAAGCCTAACTGTTACGTTTTTAATCATTTAAAGTGTTACAGCATTCTACAAGGGGAAGGCAGTCAGTTGCGACTATTACTATAGAGAAAAAATACCTTTTCTATTACCAATTACCTACATTTGGTAGATGCGAACAAGCGTCTTTAATTACTAAAATTAATAACGAAACCCATTATTAGGATACTGTATCTGATTCTGCTGTGAATATGGTGGATTAA comes from Rivularia sp. PCC 7116 and encodes:
- a CDS encoding proton extrusion protein PcxA, with product MKNFAVSQKIYSYLVKAYQWYLRTQERSLDEAYKAALQIKAIEDEHFNGNKIDFNSAAHSSSVIDYFTSDLKRLLRIVRMRLTEFKATRYLLSESNVKQAQKFDVEYPNSELILEKLKIIDTIVAKYTLPFIEESSPLPETAEFPETTSNQVSNIIPRIESEIVQAKTADAAKNKSPNQPKGKVNATGVLPRSIFNTFNRLQVELDPNAEQDIVDKFRKSQRRTIISVRFLLLLVIVPILSHQVSKALIVSPIVEHFRDSEDSKLFINYEMEEEALLELERFEEKIKFQALINSPPSLSPQEIDEEIEEEVKEKAFEIAEQYRVMGGNAIKNVFADIISVIVFIWFLIFSKREIAVLKEFFDYVVYGLSDSAKAFIIILFTDIFVGFHSPHGWEVILEGVSRHWGLPANHEFIFLFIATFPVILDTIFKYWIFRYLNRISPSAVATYRNMNE
- a CDS encoding cation:proton antiporter, whose translation is MLGAILTANSLELNLGLSINSLLNELSPHLLAADSASGGEEKATIAALVGTAGIIFIFSVILGEICTRLKLPTVLGDLVAGMLLGGSVLGLIVFSSEGVEVNTTLLRGLEVITGASSGIVEQAYRFQMKDFLDESANIGLLTLLFTTGLESNLKELIRVGTQAATVAITGVFVPFVLGTFVLIKLFGIATIPALFAGAALTATSIGITAKVLQDIGNLKSDEGQIILGAAILDDILGIVVLAVVLSLVQTGEIEISNIIYLLTSATLFVLGAVFLNNIFGSMFVKAVKKINNPAALMLLAIVFLNACSLLATAIGLEAILGAFAAGLVLGETEFQEKLQGLFEPFIFVYTTIFFVTIGAKVDLSVLNPTVAANHKGLIIAACLIVIAILGKIVAGFAVFTNKPINKLAIGTGMIPRGEVGLVFAGLGATTGALSNSLDAAIIIMVIVTTLIAPIMLRFVFPSSTTSDNSEEYAENSETDCVPVSKFN
- a CDS encoding LysR family transcriptional regulator — protein: MTSIPPPSSVNIDYTNLRKLDLNLLVALDVLIEEASVTKAAEKLNISQSSMSHALKRLRTVLDDEILIRTSRDMEVTPLAREISYRVHQILAEIQSTLLEKETFEPATAREDFRIAASDYIETTLGVSLLQQLTSQAPNIRVRICNLNKEKSLDALDNNQIDLVIDANLPLKRWHIREDLYHEEFVCVVKSDCPLTELSVEEYVSRSQILVSMRDDFQGSADKILEQQQLQRQVIWSTPHFMPIPFLIANSDCVTLLPNRVAQNCAKTLGLKLLQPPIEVEGFTVSMVWHQRNTNRLSHQWLRTQLLEAARDI
- a CDS encoding efflux RND transporter periplasmic adaptor subunit; the encoded protein is MTSSSETPGSVVDDSPVLESETPKNRSKWLWLLMLLGLLAGGGFIWYFFLRNTADSAPPAPQAVNVTLQEIETGQFENSSNYVGNLTAEQKVTLRAEIAGRIVQILSRSGQIVRAGTPIMQLRLDRSRAQLNAATANINVQRASRANAEAALRTSQARLRESQERTASAAAEVERQNAEVTLQQAEFKRTQTLVSQGAQARQALDVQRRNLNTAVAARNSAVKDYNATQATVAATQQEIEAARANLDRENAALTQAQAQARVEGENLEDTRILAPVAGMVGDITLKVGDYVNTGQELTTLTSNRALEVRFSVPAQKATQLRQGLPVELTVDKQARQPLARGRISFISPEANPQTQAITAKATFPNPNGVLRSDQFVRVKVIWDTTPAVLVPTVAVSRVGNQAFVFVAENQKNEESGEMQLVAKQKPVQLGAIQGNSYRVIEGLQPGEKIATTGILNLSDGAAIAPEEAAEVKEAGEAGKAGGAQE
- a CDS encoding NADPH-dependent F420 reductase: MKIGIIGSGNIGGNLGKHWAASGHEVMFSSRNPETLKSMADEVGARTGTPQEAASFGEVILLAIPFGKVPDLATQIGSLDNKILIDAGNPYPHRDGDVAQKVIDDESQTATGYVADQFRGAKTVKAFNSIYYKVLAEKAFLEGDERIAVQVCSDDEQAKETVKQLIKDIGFAPQDLGKLDKGVLFEPDAALYNQNLKIGEAEKLLSQIQ
- a CDS encoding GUN4 domain-containing protein — translated: MTDFPQLTNRDSPQLSEIQKQLDELKAQVAELQRQINQNNPSPTPESATKNQNNNSNTNVSEKISHIENSLQLVSDIVRYQPLRDMLAAKKWEEADTETIRLIADIAGHKDLEDFRPAEVQHFPCVQLQVIDNLWLTYSEQRFGFSIQARIYQEVGGSIETTIEQDSKIIEEWGKRLGWRENNRWKKCDELDWSLNAPEGSHPARWWNSPFGSKMTNYFLARLMNCEI